In the genome of Pediococcus claussenii ATCC BAA-344, one region contains:
- the dnaG gene encoding DNA primase, with translation MARSIPEEVVEQVRNSVDIVDVVSRHVQLKKMGKNLFGICPFHEERTPSFSVSEDKQIFHCFSCGRGGNVFRFLMDLENLSFPESVQKVAEFTNMQLDQSYFSKSQVEQYSSQQSEQITLYKEAANLYTHILKNTRLGEDALNYLNERGITEDDINVFQMGFAPSDNLLVEYCKEHNIDYEQMRKSGLFVESDAGELHDRFFNRIMFPIKNQLGNVVAFSGRVLEKKENQPKYLNSPESEIFNKGRTLYNFDRVRSLISQKRSIILFEGFMDVIAANRAGTTNGIASMGTSLTSDQVTMMARVAKEVVICYDGDDAGQNAIARAIQLIEQESSLKIKIVFLPDGQDPDEYVKNNGSKNFEQLMSSSGESSTAFYLKYDRHGLNLTNENDQVAYIRQSIERISRLNDSIEQDIYLKQLSDEFSIDIGDLKQQMNHVYADQTIRQNNRDQRSTFVSEGETRLTNAVSTPTKPLSKVERAERLLLYRALNEHDVWIKLQGTPGFFFPDTNFQTVYVLAGDYLNAHAEYDAASFIDYLKKPEFQRVIADLETINVSDLSSGTEVDDYIKVIKDDAPLSSQIEATTNDLNEAVRLGNQKLQEELTIRLVTLFQQQKVQNRGGN, from the coding sequence ATGGCAAGATCAATTCCCGAAGAGGTTGTGGAACAGGTTCGTAATTCCGTGGACATTGTCGATGTAGTGAGTAGACACGTGCAACTTAAAAAAATGGGAAAGAACCTTTTTGGTATTTGCCCTTTTCACGAAGAACGAACTCCTTCCTTTTCGGTTTCGGAAGATAAACAAATTTTTCACTGTTTTAGTTGTGGGAGAGGAGGAAATGTTTTTCGATTTTTGATGGATTTGGAAAATCTGAGTTTTCCAGAATCTGTTCAGAAGGTTGCGGAGTTTACTAACATGCAACTTGATCAGTCGTATTTTAGTAAATCTCAAGTTGAGCAGTATTCTAGCCAACAAAGTGAACAGATCACTCTATATAAGGAAGCTGCGAATTTATATACACATATTTTAAAAAATACTAGGCTTGGAGAAGATGCTCTTAACTATTTAAATGAGCGTGGAATCACGGAAGATGATATTAACGTTTTTCAAATGGGGTTCGCTCCGTCAGATAATCTTTTAGTGGAATATTGCAAAGAACATAATATTGATTATGAACAGATGCGAAAGTCTGGACTATTTGTGGAAAGTGATGCCGGGGAACTACATGATCGTTTTTTTAATCGTATTATGTTTCCAATTAAAAATCAGTTAGGAAATGTTGTAGCTTTTTCGGGCCGAGTTTTAGAAAAAAAAGAAAATCAGCCTAAATATTTAAACAGTCCTGAATCTGAAATTTTTAATAAAGGGCGCACTTTGTATAACTTCGATAGAGTTCGATCGCTAATTTCTCAAAAGCGTTCTATTATTTTGTTTGAAGGCTTTATGGATGTTATTGCTGCTAATCGAGCAGGTACAACAAATGGAATTGCTTCAATGGGTACGAGTTTGACATCAGATCAAGTTACAATGATGGCTCGAGTAGCAAAGGAAGTGGTTATTTGTTATGATGGCGATGATGCTGGTCAGAATGCCATTGCGCGTGCAATTCAATTAATTGAGCAGGAAAGTTCTTTAAAAATCAAGATTGTGTTTTTGCCAGATGGGCAAGATCCGGATGAATATGTTAAAAATAATGGTTCAAAAAACTTTGAACAGTTGATGTCAAGCAGTGGTGAAAGCAGTACGGCCTTCTATCTTAAGTATGACCGTCACGGCTTAAATTTAACTAATGAAAATGACCAGGTCGCATATATCAGACAATCAATTGAGCGTATTTCACGATTAAACGACTCAATTGAACAGGATATTTATTTAAAGCAGTTATCTGATGAATTTAGCATTGATATTGGTGATTTAAAGCAACAAATGAATCATGTCTATGCTGACCAAACAATTCGTCAGAACAATAGGGATCAAAGGAGTACGTTTGTTTCCGAGGGTGAGACAAGACTTACAAATGCAGTATCGACGCCCACAAAACCACTTAGTAAAGTGGAACGGGCAGAGAGGCTGCTGCTATATCGAGCTTTAAACGAACATGATGTTTGGATTAAATTGCAAGGTACCCCGGGTTTTTTCTTTCCGGACACAAACTTTCAAACGGTTTATGTTTTGGCGGGTGATTATTTAAACGCACATGCTGAATATGATGCAGCAAGTTTTATTGATTATTTGAAAAAGCCAGAATTTCAAAGGGTGATTGCAGACTTAGAGACAATTAATGTAAGTGATCTATCAAGCGGGACCGAAGTGGATGATTATATAAAAGTAATTAAAGATGATGCTCCACTTTCTAGTCAGATTGAGGCTACAACCAATGATTTGAATGAAGCGGTCCGATTAGGTAATCAAAAACTACAAGAAGAGTTAACGATTAGACTAGTAACGTTATTCCAGCAACAAAAGGTTCAAAATAGGGGAGGAAACTAG
- the rpoD gene encoding RNA polymerase sigma factor RpoD translates to MATKKTTTKSKKKSEEIINTPKFKKAVDSLIKVHKAEKTIQYDDLSDEIVKPFSLSDEETDDLIQKVEDAGISVVDENGDPSEKALKTQEVTKEELDDTKAPAGVKINDPVRMYLKEIGRVSLLTADEEVELALRIENGDERAKQELAEANLRLVVSIAKRYVGRGMQFLDLIQEGNMGLMKAVEKFDYRKGFKFSTYATWWIRQAITRAIADQARTIRIPVHMVETINKLIRIQRQLLQDLGREPMPEEIGAEMDMQTEKVREILKIAQEPVSLETPIGEEDDSHLGDFIEDQDATSPADHAAYELLKEQLEGVLETLTDREENVLRLRFGLDDGRTRTLEEVGKVFGVTRERIRQIEAKALRKLRHPSRSKQLKDFLE, encoded by the coding sequence ATGGCTACCAAGAAAACTACAACTAAGAGTAAAAAAAAGAGTGAAGAAATTATCAATACACCAAAATTTAAGAAGGCTGTTGATAGTTTAATTAAAGTCCATAAAGCTGAGAAAACTATTCAATATGATGATCTCTCTGACGAAATTGTCAAACCATTCAGTTTATCTGATGAAGAAACTGATGATTTGATCCAAAAGGTTGAAGATGCCGGAATTAGTGTTGTTGACGAAAATGGTGATCCAAGTGAAAAAGCGTTAAAAACACAGGAAGTTACCAAAGAAGAGCTAGATGATACAAAAGCACCTGCAGGAGTTAAAATCAATGATCCGGTTCGTATGTATCTGAAAGAAATTGGACGAGTATCACTTTTAACTGCTGATGAAGAAGTAGAATTAGCCCTTCGAATTGAAAATGGTGATGAACGAGCAAAACAAGAGTTAGCCGAAGCAAACTTACGATTGGTTGTATCAATTGCTAAACGTTATGTTGGACGTGGAATGCAATTCCTTGACCTTATTCAGGAAGGTAATATGGGCTTAATGAAGGCTGTTGAAAAGTTTGATTATCGCAAGGGATTTAAGTTTTCAACGTACGCAACTTGGTGGATTAGACAAGCGATTACTCGCGCAATTGCGGATCAAGCTCGTACTATTCGAATCCCAGTTCATATGGTAGAAACCATTAACAAACTTATTCGAATTCAACGTCAGTTACTGCAAGATCTAGGCCGTGAACCAATGCCTGAAGAAATTGGGGCTGAAATGGATATGCAGACTGAAAAAGTTCGGGAGATTCTAAAGATTGCTCAAGAACCAGTCTCATTGGAAACGCCTATTGGTGAAGAGGACGATTCACATCTTGGTGATTTCATCGAAGATCAAGATGCGACTAGTCCTGCCGATCATGCTGCATATGAACTTCTTAAGGAACAATTGGAAGGTGTTTTAGAGACACTAACTGATCGTGAAGAAAATGTGCTCAGACTGAGATTCGGGTTGGATGATGGTCGTACAAGAACTCTTGAAGAAGTCGGCAAGGTGTTTGGCGTTACTCGCGAACGCATTCGTCAAATTGAGGCAAAAGCACTTCGTAAATTGCGCCATCCGTCTCGTTCAAAACAGTTAAAGGATTTCTTAGAGTAA